One genomic region from Candidatus Defluviilinea gracilis encodes:
- a CDS encoding ABC transporter ATP-binding protein, which yields MNLSFSAYYRLLASHIRPQRGRFTLLAILLFGSIGLRIFAPQIMRKFIDSALAGEALQTLTWTALAFIGIALIQQVVAIGVTWLGENVAWTATNALRAELAEHALHLDMKFHNDHTPGELIERIDGDVTELATFFSQFALNLIANGFLLVGILIALFIEDWRAGLAFTVYSFLTIFILGKVKDIAVPHQKARREAEAQYYGFIEEQLSGTEDIRSSGAVGFSIRELFRHQGEILKHNRKSHFKRWIIENAMGLALTLGTLLAIVSGYWLFTASVITIGTVYLFVHYINLLEEPFWAMTHEIESFQTIGACVERLTEFKAFKPETRNEAGLDVDSHPIQLTFDDVTFSYNGDDAVLTRLSFDLRAGSVLGLLGRTGSGKTTIGRLIFRLYDVNSGGIKINNADIRDHHLHSLRRDIAIVTQDVQLFKASVRENLTFFDRAISDEKIIATLEELELGDWYASLPQGLDSVLETGSRSLSAGEAQLLAFTRVFLKNPGLVILDEASSRLDPATEVKLENAIDKLLKGRTAIIIAHKLDTLHRADNVLILEKGNILEYGDRKALASDSTSRFYQLLQTGMEEVLA from the coding sequence ATGAATCTCTCCTTCTCCGCCTACTACCGCCTCCTCGCCTCTCACATCCGCCCCCAGCGTGGACGATTCACCTTGCTTGCCATTTTGTTATTCGGCAGTATCGGCTTGCGGATTTTCGCTCCTCAAATTATGCGAAAGTTTATTGATTCCGCATTGGCTGGCGAAGCATTGCAAACCCTCACATGGACCGCGCTCGCCTTCATCGGCATCGCGTTGATTCAACAAGTCGTTGCGATCGGAGTCACATGGCTGGGCGAAAACGTCGCATGGACAGCCACCAACGCCCTCCGCGCCGAACTCGCCGAACATGCCTTGCATCTCGACATGAAATTTCACAACGACCACACGCCTGGCGAACTCATCGAACGCATTGACGGCGACGTGACCGAACTGGCGACGTTCTTTTCGCAGTTTGCGTTGAACCTCATCGCCAACGGATTTCTCCTCGTTGGCATCCTCATTGCGTTGTTCATCGAAGATTGGCGCGCGGGGCTGGCGTTCACGGTCTATTCGTTCCTCACCATTTTCATCCTCGGCAAAGTGAAAGACATCGCCGTGCCTCATCAAAAAGCGCGGCGTGAAGCCGAAGCGCAATATTACGGCTTCATCGAGGAACAACTCTCAGGCACCGAAGACATCCGCTCCAGCGGCGCGGTCGGATTTTCCATCCGCGAATTGTTCCGTCATCAAGGCGAGATCCTCAAGCACAATCGCAAGTCGCATTTCAAAAGATGGATCATCGAAAACGCGATGGGGCTCGCCCTCACCCTCGGCACACTGCTCGCCATCGTCAGCGGTTACTGGCTGTTCACCGCGAGCGTCATCACCATCGGCACGGTCTATCTTTTCGTGCATTACATCAACCTGCTCGAAGAACCGTTCTGGGCGATGACTCACGAGATCGAAAGTTTTCAAACCATCGGCGCGTGTGTCGAGCGATTGACCGAGTTCAAGGCGTTCAAGCCTGAGACTCGCAACGAAGCGGGCTTGGATGTGGACTCGCATCCGATTCAGTTGACATTCGACGATGTGACGTTTTCCTACAATGGCGACGACGCCGTCCTCACACGCCTCTCTTTCGACCTTCGGGCTGGTTCTGTTTTGGGTCTGCTTGGTCGCACGGGAAGCGGAAAGACCACCATCGGACGGTTGATCTTCCGTTTGTATGACGTGAACAGCGGCGGCATAAAAATCAACAACGCCGACATCCGCGACCATCACCTCCACTCGCTTCGCCGCGACATCGCCATCGTGACTCAGGATGTGCAGTTATTCAAAGCCTCCGTCCGCGAAAACCTGACCTTCTTCGACCGCGCGATCTCCGATGAAAAAATCATCGCCACCCTCGAAGAACTCGAACTCGGCGACTGGTACGCGAGTCTGCCTCAAGGGTTGGACTCCGTCCTTGAAACGGGATCAAGGTCGCTGTCCGCGGGCGAAGCGCAATTGCTCGCCTTCACGCGCGTCTTCCTGAAAAATCCAGGCTTGGTGATCCTCGACGAAGCCTCCTCCCGCCTCGATCCCGCCACCGAAGTCAAACTGGAGAACGCGATTGACAAACTGCTGAAAGGTCGCACCGCCATCATCATCGCCCACAAACTCGACACCCTCCACCGCGCCGACAACGTGTTGATCCTCGAGAAAGGCAACATCCTCGAATACGGCGACCGCAAAGCGCTGGCATCCGATTCAACATCAAGGTTTTATCAGTTGCTCCAAACTGGAATGGAAGAAGTTCTGGCATAG